One Nocardioides luti DNA window includes the following coding sequences:
- a CDS encoding helix-turn-helix domain-containing protein: MPHVRPPETVASALRASAAGVPDAENAEQHGVAVKTIRRWRRDYQRRGLPRGQSHLAPPCPICDRAHLEGAAYSELLGWYLGDGYLSRGRREVFNLHVYNDARYTQVNLHILALMRQVKPGSRPHTRLLKGCVVSTVSWKHWPCLFPQHGPGRKHERPIVLEDWQRAIVVEHPGDFLRGLFHSDGCRVANWASRVVDGERRRHDYPRWQFTNTSEDILGLCGWALDLVEVAWRRSNAKTVSVSRRAAVAALDDLIGLKS; encoded by the coding sequence ATGCCCCATGTTCGACCTCCCGAGACCGTCGCGAGCGCTCTGCGCGCGTCGGCGGCCGGAGTGCCTGACGCGGAGAACGCGGAGCAGCACGGCGTCGCGGTCAAGACCATTCGCCGCTGGCGTCGCGACTACCAGCGCCGTGGGCTGCCTCGCGGCCAGTCACACCTCGCTCCTCCATGCCCGATCTGCGACCGCGCCCACCTGGAGGGCGCGGCCTACAGCGAGCTGCTCGGCTGGTACCTCGGCGACGGCTACCTCAGCCGTGGACGTCGTGAGGTCTTCAACCTGCACGTGTACAACGACGCTCGCTACACACAGGTGAACCTCCACATCCTCGCCCTGATGCGCCAGGTCAAACCAGGCAGCCGACCGCACACCCGCCTGCTCAAGGGGTGCGTCGTCTCGACCGTGTCGTGGAAGCACTGGCCCTGCCTGTTCCCGCAGCACGGCCCGGGTCGCAAGCACGAGCGCCCGATCGTCCTGGAGGACTGGCAGCGCGCGATCGTCGTGGAGCACCCGGGCGACTTCCTGCGCGGGCTCTTCCACTCCGACGGGTGCCGGGTCGCGAACTGGGCGAGCCGGGTGGTCGACGGCGAGCGCCGACGTCACGACTACCCCCGGTGGCAGTTCACCAACACGTCCGAGGACATCCTCGGACTGTGCGGCTGGGCGCTCGACCTGGTCGAGGTCGCCTGGCGGCGCTCGAACGCGAAGACGGTGTCGGTCTCCCGGCGCGCGGCCGTCGCAGCCCTGGACGACCTGATCGGGCTCAAGAGCTGA
- a CDS encoding glutamate synthase subunit beta, whose protein sequence is MADPKGFLKTGREVATRRPVDERVKDWNEVYPEGIGRALLPIITEQAGRCMDCGIPFCHQGCPLGNIIPEWNDLVWRDDWDGAIERLHATNNFPEFTGRLCPAPCETACVLGINQDPVTIKNVEVSIIDKAWESGAVRPQPPEWLSGRTVAVVGSGPAGLAAAQQLTRAGHTVAVYERADKIGGLLRYGIPEFKMEKKHLDRRLDQMRREGTVFRAGVNVGEDELTADRLRERYDAVVLAMGATQARDLPISGRELGGIHQAMEFLPQSNRVSLGEEPTTDGSEQIVATGKHVVIIGGGDTGADCLGTSTRQGAASITQLEIMPEPPQSRPAGQPWPTYPMTFRVSSAHEEAGERVYAVSTQEFLGDEDGNVRALRLVDVTFEGGRLTEIEGTEREIPAELVLFAMGFTGPEKEGLVDQLGVDLDERGNVARDDGYLSSVPGVFVAGDAGRGQSLIVWAIAEGRAAASAVDRFLTGSTTLPAPILPTERPLVV, encoded by the coding sequence ATGGCTGACCCCAAGGGTTTCCTGAAGACCGGCCGCGAGGTCGCCACCCGGCGCCCGGTCGACGAGCGGGTCAAGGACTGGAACGAGGTCTACCCCGAGGGGATCGGCCGCGCCCTGCTGCCGATCATCACCGAGCAGGCCGGCCGCTGCATGGACTGCGGCATCCCCTTCTGCCACCAGGGCTGCCCGCTCGGGAACATCATCCCGGAGTGGAACGACCTGGTCTGGCGCGACGACTGGGACGGCGCGATCGAGCGCCTGCACGCGACCAACAACTTCCCGGAGTTCACCGGTCGCCTCTGCCCGGCCCCCTGCGAGACCGCCTGCGTGCTGGGCATCAACCAGGACCCGGTCACGATCAAGAACGTCGAGGTCTCGATCATCGACAAGGCCTGGGAGTCCGGCGCGGTCCGGCCCCAGCCGCCGGAGTGGCTCTCGGGCCGCACGGTCGCGGTGGTCGGCTCCGGCCCGGCCGGCCTGGCCGCCGCGCAGCAGCTGACCCGTGCCGGTCACACCGTCGCGGTCTACGAGCGCGCCGACAAGATCGGCGGCCTGCTCCGCTACGGCATCCCCGAGTTCAAGATGGAGAAGAAGCACCTCGACCGGCGCCTAGACCAGATGCGCCGCGAGGGCACCGTCTTCCGCGCCGGCGTGAACGTCGGCGAGGACGAGCTCACCGCCGACCGGCTCCGGGAGCGGTACGACGCCGTCGTGCTCGCCATGGGCGCCACCCAGGCCCGCGACCTGCCGATCAGCGGCCGCGAGCTCGGCGGCATCCACCAGGCGATGGAGTTCCTCCCGCAGTCGAACCGCGTCTCGCTCGGCGAGGAGCCGACGACGGACGGGAGCGAGCAGATCGTCGCGACCGGCAAGCACGTCGTCATCATCGGCGGCGGCGACACGGGCGCGGACTGCCTCGGCACCTCCACCCGCCAGGGTGCGGCCTCGATCACGCAGCTGGAGATCATGCCGGAGCCGCCGCAGTCGCGGCCCGCGGGACAGCCGTGGCCGACGTACCCCATGACCTTCCGGGTCTCCTCGGCGCACGAGGAGGCGGGGGAGCGGGTCTACGCCGTCTCCACGCAGGAGTTCCTCGGCGACGAGGACGGCAACGTCCGGGCGCTGCGCCTGGTCGACGTCACCTTCGAGGGCGGCAGGCTGACCGAGATCGAGGGCACCGAGCGCGAGATCCCGGCCGAGCTGGTGCTCTTCGCGATGGGCTTCACCGGTCCCGAGAAGGAGGGCCTCGTCGACCAGCTCGGCGTCGACCTCGACGAGCGGGGCAACGTCGCGCGCGACGACGGCTACCTCTCCTCGGTGCCCGGCGTCTTCGTGGCCGGCGACGCCGGCCGCGGCCAGTCGCTCATCGTCTGGGCGATCGCCGAGGGCCGGGCCGCGGCGTCCGCGGTGGACCGGTTCCTCACCGGCTCGACGACGCTCCCGGCGCCGATCCTGCCGACCGAGCGCCCGCTGGTCGTCTGA
- a CDS encoding branched-chain amino acid ABC transporter permease produces MLLVAPLLLLLAPPAGAAGTLCLPSPTSACIAGTLRTEAGVLAGVDITITDPAGAEQTVTTDESGKWNIQVKDEGEYAVKIDESTLPKDLVTEGTVTVQAKFGATKPALIDIRTSSYDASESKLDELIQSSVNGLRLGLLLALASVGLSLIYGTTGLSNFAHAEQVGLGGILGYAFINLQGMNIWLGGLVVIAICAFTGWLQDRIMWQPLRRRGLGLTQLMIVTIGLSLAMQYCFQYFVGARTVRVDQANPSVRTIGPVTITNQSLVAMAIAAIVLAAVGFALLRTRVGRATRAVSDNPALAAASGIDVDKVIRLVWTVAMGLAGLSGLMYALVTNGIKWDSGLQILLLLFAAVTLGGLGTAFGALVGSLVIGLVVELSPVLGMPGDFKYATALLILILLLLVRPQGLLGRAERVG; encoded by the coding sequence ATGCTTCTCGTGGCACCACTGCTCCTGCTGCTCGCACCGCCGGCCGGAGCCGCGGGCACGCTCTGCCTGCCCAGCCCGACCTCCGCGTGCATTGCCGGCACCCTGCGCACCGAGGCCGGCGTCCTCGCCGGCGTCGACATCACGATCACCGACCCGGCCGGCGCCGAGCAGACCGTCACGACCGACGAGTCCGGCAAGTGGAACATCCAGGTCAAGGACGAGGGCGAGTACGCCGTCAAGATCGACGAGTCGACGCTCCCGAAGGACCTGGTCACGGAGGGCACGGTCACCGTCCAGGCCAAGTTCGGGGCGACCAAGCCGGCCCTCATCGACATCCGGACGTCGTCGTACGACGCCAGCGAGAGCAAGCTCGACGAGCTGATCCAGAGCTCGGTCAACGGCCTGCGCCTCGGGCTGCTGCTGGCGCTCGCCTCGGTCGGCCTGTCGCTGATCTACGGCACCACCGGGCTCTCCAACTTCGCCCACGCCGAGCAGGTGGGCCTGGGCGGCATCCTCGGCTACGCCTTCATCAACCTCCAGGGCATGAACATCTGGCTCGGGGGACTGGTCGTCATCGCGATCTGCGCCTTCACCGGCTGGCTGCAGGACCGCATCATGTGGCAGCCGCTACGACGTCGCGGGCTGGGGCTGACCCAGCTGATGATCGTCACGATCGGCCTCTCGCTGGCGATGCAGTACTGCTTCCAGTACTTCGTCGGCGCCCGCACCGTCCGCGTCGACCAGGCCAACCCGAGCGTCCGCACGATCGGCCCGGTCACGATCACCAACCAGTCGCTGGTCGCCATGGCCATCGCGGCCATCGTGCTCGCGGCCGTCGGCTTCGCGCTGCTCCGCACCCGCGTCGGCCGCGCCACGCGGGCGGTGTCCGACAACCCGGCGCTCGCCGCCGCGTCGGGCATCGACGTCGACAAGGTGATCCGCCTCGTCTGGACGGTCGCGATGGGCCTCGCGGGCCTCTCCGGCCTGATGTACGCCCTCGTCACCAACGGCATCAAGTGGGACTCCGGTCTCCAGATCCTGCTGCTGCTCTTCGCGGCGGTGACCCTCGGTGGTCTCGGGACGGCGTTCGGCGCCCTCGTGGGCTCGCTCGTCATCGGGCTCGTGGTGGAGCTCTCCCCGGTGCTCGGCATGCCGGGTGACTTCAAGTACGCCACCGCCCTGCTCATCCTCATCCTGCTGCTGCTGGTCAGGCCCCAGGGCCTGCTCGGCCGCGCCGAGCGTGTCGGTTAG
- the pyk gene encoding pyruvate kinase: MRKAKIVCTLGPATASPRRIRELVYAGMDVARLNMSHGTHQDHAEAYRLVREASDASGHGVGIFADLQGPKIRLATFGDGPVQIRRGQEWTITTRDVPGDDKVAGTTYAGLPGDVKPGDPILIDDGKIRLRVTGVDGEDVHTEVLVGGKVSNHKGINLPGVAVSVPALSEKDIEDLRFALSLSVDFIALSFVRDAKDAEDVRRIMREEGKMLPVIAKIEKPQAIENLEEVMAAFDGFMVARGDLAVECPLEDVPFLQKRIVQMARLNAKPVIVATQMLESMVSSPAPTRAEASDVANAVLDGADAVMLSGETSVGEYPIHTVETMARIITSTENHATESTGPGVFASIDWDPHTRSGVIAKAAEEVAERVEAKYVVAFTQSGDSARRMSRLRGPIPILAFTPEASVRSQLALSWGVETFKTQTVEHTDEMVRQVDEQLLQIGRVEEGDLVVIIAGAPPGIPGSTNALRIHRMGDAINEVAPAYRRST, translated from the coding sequence GTGCGCAAAGCCAAGATCGTCTGCACCCTCGGCCCTGCGACTGCGTCCCCGCGACGCATCCGGGAGCTCGTCTACGCAGGCATGGACGTCGCCCGGCTCAACATGAGCCACGGCACCCACCAGGACCACGCCGAGGCCTACCGCCTGGTGCGCGAGGCCTCCGACGCCAGCGGTCACGGGGTCGGCATCTTCGCCGACCTCCAGGGCCCCAAGATCCGGCTCGCGACCTTCGGCGACGGCCCGGTCCAGATCCGCCGCGGCCAGGAGTGGACGATCACCACCCGCGACGTCCCCGGCGACGACAAGGTCGCCGGCACGACGTACGCCGGCCTGCCCGGCGACGTGAAGCCCGGTGACCCGATCCTCATCGATGACGGCAAGATCCGCCTGCGGGTGACCGGGGTGGACGGCGAGGACGTCCACACCGAGGTCCTCGTCGGCGGCAAGGTCAGCAACCACAAGGGCATCAACCTGCCCGGGGTCGCGGTGTCCGTGCCGGCGCTGTCCGAGAAGGACATCGAGGACCTCCGCTTCGCCCTCAGCCTGTCGGTCGACTTCATCGCGCTGAGCTTCGTGCGCGACGCCAAGGACGCCGAGGACGTGCGCCGGATCATGCGCGAGGAGGGCAAGATGCTGCCCGTCATCGCGAAGATCGAGAAGCCCCAGGCCATCGAGAACCTCGAGGAGGTGATGGCCGCCTTCGACGGCTTCATGGTGGCCCGCGGCGACCTCGCGGTCGAGTGCCCGCTCGAGGACGTGCCGTTCCTCCAGAAGCGGATCGTCCAGATGGCCCGCCTCAACGCCAAGCCGGTCATCGTCGCCACCCAGATGCTGGAGTCGATGGTCTCGAGCCCGGCGCCGACCCGCGCCGAGGCCTCCGACGTCGCGAACGCCGTCCTCGACGGCGCAGACGCCGTGATGCTCTCCGGCGAGACGAGCGTGGGGGAGTACCCCATCCACACCGTCGAGACGATGGCCCGCATCATCACCTCCACCGAGAACCACGCCACCGAGTCCACCGGTCCCGGCGTCTTCGCCTCGATCGACTGGGACCCGCACACCCGCAGCGGCGTGATCGCCAAGGCCGCCGAGGAGGTCGCGGAGCGCGTCGAGGCGAAGTACGTCGTCGCCTTCACCCAGAGTGGCGACTCCGCCCGCCGGATGTCGCGCCTGCGCGGCCCGATCCCGATCCTGGCCTTCACCCCCGAGGCGTCGGTCCGCTCGCAGCTCGCCTTGTCGTGGGGCGTCGAGACCTTCAAGACCCAGACGGTCGAGCACACCGACGAGATGGTCCGCCAGGTCGACGAGCAGCTGCTCCAGATCGGCCGCGTCGAGGAGGGCGACCTCGTCGTCATCATCGCCGGTGCGCCTCCCGGCATCCCCGGCTCCACCAACGCGCTGCGCATCCACCGGATGGGCGACGCCATCAACGAGGTGGCCCCGGCGTACCGCCGGAGCACCTGA
- a CDS encoding response regulator produces MTESKQAPSPRATPRTVVIAEDEALIRMDLAEMLTEEGYSVVGQAGDGARAVALAEELRPDLVILDVKMPVLDGIAAAEQIAGKRIAPVVILTAFSQRDLVERARDAGAMAYVVKPFSQSDLVPAIEMAVSRFAEVQLLEAEVADLQDRLETRKAVDRAKGVLQQQLELSEPDAFRWIQKTAMDLRLSMRQVAEGVVTHGPGIAG; encoded by the coding sequence GTGACCGAGTCGAAGCAGGCGCCCTCCCCGCGCGCCACCCCGCGCACCGTGGTGATCGCCGAGGACGAGGCGCTGATCCGCATGGACCTCGCCGAGATGCTCACCGAGGAGGGCTACTCCGTCGTCGGGCAGGCCGGTGACGGCGCCCGCGCGGTGGCGCTCGCCGAGGAGCTGCGACCCGACCTGGTCATCCTGGACGTGAAGATGCCCGTCCTCGACGGGATCGCCGCGGCCGAGCAGATCGCGGGCAAGAGGATCGCCCCCGTCGTCATCCTGACCGCCTTCTCCCAGCGCGACCTCGTCGAGCGGGCGCGCGACGCCGGCGCGATGGCGTACGTCGTCAAGCCGTTCTCCCAGAGCGACCTGGTGCCCGCGATCGAGATGGCGGTCAGTCGCTTCGCCGAGGTGCAGCTGCTCGAGGCGGAGGTGGCCGACCTGCAGGACCGGCTCGAGACCCGCAAGGCAGTCGACCGTGCCAAGGGCGTGCTGCAGCAGCAGCTCGAGCTCTCCGAGCCGGACGCCTTCCGCTGGATCCAGAAGACCGCGATGGACCTGCGTCTCTCGATGCGCCAGGTCGCCGAGGGCGTCGTCACCCACGGCCCCGGCATCGCGGGCTGA